From the genome of Onthophagus taurus isolate NC chromosome 5, IU_Otau_3.0, whole genome shotgun sequence, one region includes:
- the LOC139429741 gene encoding galactose mutarotase-like, with protein sequence MSKQDVKDDVKPDPSKVDPPEIPKKVDKPKNGSQSKIYVDNKNITLTEDVFGMIQNAKGCREKVFRYTWSNHNKIEVEVITYGARIRSIKMPNKKGVVDDIALGYKDLAGYVYYDTYPFGATLGRVTSYIENSTFVIDGKQYWVSSNEGKHNYNGGITGFDGVIFTPYVDGTKVILSYISPDLDEGFPGTLTVRITFELSTKNEFTINMEASTTKPTLVNLSNLLYFNLAGHQSGPEELYKHTVTINSNCYTIYDENKLPDKLPTGDIQNVVNTEFDFQIPIVLKSCLGVVPDDGFDQNYCVNKGIDQGICFAARALHVPSGRILEVYSNQWGVNFSTGNDFGSGLIKTCPFPYKSSDCLSETDDDVFKILDSIYYIMLNSDEEFNDNGDKSGEDEEKLIGLIGKLTRCKYPKKDLNGNVGEEEMPDFEAEHISKDLQLSYLLEIKEIAKKAVENEVDVETAIYQIMDISQNVDRDVFKSESKNSSKEILAKYTSLMNGTQSKTSNNTINNKRNDSIIMPKRKPKGIIIPNCYKDGRIHGKNDAIYKRHGGIAFRTQNYPNAIYHTNFPNSILRPGETYQHTIVYKFYVQGGNPGKWIKRCC encoded by the exons atgtctaaacAAGATGTTAAAGATGATGTAAAACCCGACCCAAGTAAAGTGGATCCTCCTGAAATCCCTAAAAAAGTCGATAAACCTAAAAATGGTTctcaatcaaaaatttatgttgataacaaaaatattacactAACTGAGGATGTTTTTGGAATGATTCAAAATGCGAAAGGATGCCgggaaaaagtttttcgatACACTTGGAGTAATCATAACAAAATCGAAGTGGAAGTGATTACTTACGGGGCAAGAATAAGAAGCATTAAAATGCCGAATAAAAAGGGAGTTGTTGATGATATCGCTTTGGGGTATAAAGATTTGGctggttatgtttattatgatACGTATCCGTTTGGTGCAACGTTGGGAAGAGTGACGAGTTATATTGAAAATAGTACTTTTGTTATTGATGGAAAACAGTATTGGGTATCTTCAAATGaag GTAAACACAATTATAACGGTGGAATAACCGGATTCGATGGAGTTATTTTTACCCCTTACGTCGATGGAACCAAAGTAATCCTAAGTTACATATCACCAGATTTAGACGAAGGATTCCCCGGAACCTTAACAGTCAGAATCACATTCGAATTATCCACAAAAAACGAATTCACCATCAACATGGAAGCTTCAACGACCAAACCCACATTGGTAAATCTCTCgaatttgttatattttaatttggcGGGCCATCAAAGCGGCCCGGAAGAGCTTTATAAACACACCGTAACAATAAATTCGAATTGTTACACCATTTATGACGAAAATAAACTCCCCGATAAACTTCCAACGGGGGATATACAAAACGTCGTTAACACCGAATTCGATTTCCAAATTCCGATTGTTTTAAAAAGCTGTTTAGGGGTTGTTCCTGATGATGGTTTCGACCAAAATTATTGTGTTAATAAAGGGATCGATCAAGGGATATGTTTCGCTGCGAGGGCTTTACACGTTCCTTCTGGAAGGATTTTGGAGGTTTATAGCAACCAGTGGGGGGTTAATTTTAGTACTGGGAATGATTTTGGATCTGGGTTAATCAAAACTTGCCCTTTTCCATATAAATCATCCGATTGCTTATCCGAAACTGACgatgatgtttttaaaatcctCGATtcgatttattatattatgttaAATAGTGATGAAGAATTTAATGATAACGGCGATAAATCCGgagaagatgaagaaaaattaatcggATTAATCGGGAAATTAACACGGTGTAAATACCCAAAGAAAGATTTAAACGGAAATGTTGGCGAGGAAGAGATGCCCGATTTCGAGGCTGAGCACATCTCGAAAGATTTACAGCTTAGTTATTtacttgaaattaaagaaatcgcGAAAAAAGCTGTCGAAAATGAAGTCGACGTTGAAACAgcaatttatcaaattatggATATCTCCCAAAATGTTGATCGGGATGTGTTTAAAAGTGAGAGTAAAAATAGTTCGAAAGAAATTTTGGCTAAATACACAAGTTTAATGAATGGGACTCAATCTAAAACAAGCAAtaacacaataaataataaacgaaaCGATAGTATTATAATGCCGAAAAGGAAACCGAAAGGAATTATAATCCCTAATTGTTATAAAGATGGGCGAATTCACGGGAAGAACGACGCGATTTATAAAAGACATGGAGGGATCGCGTTTCGGACGCAAAATTACCCCAACGCGATTTATCACACAAATTTTCCTAATTCAATTTTACGCCCCGGCGAAACCTATCAACATACCATCGTTTATAAGTTTTACGTTCAAGGTGGTAATCCTGGGAAATGGATCAAAAGATGTTGTTAA
- the LOC111413574 gene encoding outer mitochondrial transmembrane helix translocase-like has product MADDTLGYLRRPEIFGMMLRIVFVSAMSYYGIKWFMNQVDPTNKSKKSARKKATEQLARLAKSGSHVLPIEKLSDYEIMIASHLIHPEDINVTWSDIAGLESTVQELRETVILPIQRRELFADSQLTQAPKGVLLHGPPGCGKTLIAKATAREAGTCFINLDVSILTDKWYGESQKLAAAVFTLAVKIQPCIIFIDEIDSFLRARNSTDHEATAMMKAQFMSFWDGLITDPNCTVIIMGATNRPQDLDRAILRRMPAAFHIPLPNATQRRQILELILINEPVEDNVDVNKIARSTDGFSGSDLRELCRNASVYRVRDYMKNNRVTVRSTQSTSTLGESEDEFHDALRPISMDDLMISMNKMKESKLHCGSLHTERIDLD; this is encoded by the exons ATGGCGGACGATACTTTGGGGTACTTAAGGAGGCCGGAAATCTTCGGGATGATGTTGCGCATCGTTTTCGTATCCGCGATGTCTTACTACGGGATTAAATGGTTCATGAACCAAGTCGATCCgacaaataaaagcaaaaagaGTGCGCGAAAGAAAGCCACGGAACAATTAGCGCg gttagCTAAAAGTGGAAGTCACGTTCTTCCGATAGAAAAATTATCCGATTATGAAATTATGATAGCTTCTCACTTAATACATCCTGAAGATATAAACGTAACATGGTCTGATATCGCCGGATTAGAAAGTACTGTTCAAGAATTAAGAGAAACGGTGATTTTACCAATTCAACGTCGCGAACTCTTCGCTGATTCTCAATTAACTCAAGCTCCGAAAGGTGTTTTATTACATGGACCTCCTGGTTGtggaaaaactttaattgcaaaagcgACAGCGCGAGAAGCGGGgacttgttttattaatttagatgTTTCTATTCTAACTGATAAGTGGTATGGTGAGAGTCAGAAATTAGCGGCGGCCGTGTTTACTTTAGCTGTAAAAATACAACCTTGTATCatatttattgatgaaattgaCTCGTTTTTGCGCGCTCGAAATAGCACAGATCATGAAGCGACCGCGATGATGAAAGCGCAATTTATGTCGTTTTGGGATGGTCTAATAACTGATCCAAATTGTACTGTTATTATAATGGGGGCTACAAATCGTCCCCAAGACTTAGATAGAGCGATTTTGCGCCGAATGCCCGCCGCGTTCCATATCCCCCTTCCTAACGCCACCCAAAGGCGGCAAATTCTCgaattaatcttaattaatgaACCAGTTGAAGATAATgttgatgttaataaaattgcgCGTTCAACTGACGGGTTTTCTGGCTCAGATTTAAGAGAATTATGTCGAAACGCTTCTGTATATCGCGTTCGTGATTATATGAAGAATAATAGAGTCACTGTAAGGTCCACACAATCGACTAGCACGCTGGGGGAAAGCGAGGATGAATTCCACGACGCTTTACGGCCGATTTCAATGGATGATTTGATGATTTCCATGAATAAGATGAAAGAATCAAAGTTGCATTGCGGTAGTTTACACACTGAGAGGATCGATCTTGATTAG
- the LOC111413558 gene encoding Ig-like and fibronectin type-III domain-containing protein 2, which yields MVKIILILSTFLTTTIADGIPRAMSTTSKGPSMRDSLNYPIHVYEGDDALITCVVKNIGENSVMWRKEDRERHSRTVLTAGSTRVTADKRFSVLHDSAPAQESWEVRSGGDVWVLVIKSVKPSDSGIYVCEINSNPIVRSFHKLSVLSKDLQPPQNVTSAISEGSFDDLKPPVFSSLNHNYTDCCLSKNVTVNCLGFCNIQSILEGSTGQDPEHCESDFPSIVKCMADGRNHVPCCIQERVPDICQDVCRGEYTAITNNIKTHFSCSAYTEQTLACIIEGIELLPKSPENLEVEAITEKSIKITWSNPPENNESFPTYTVNITALKKFDPHISESNNNTQETILIKVPAHQNQTLVNNLKEFTMYEITVFATNNHGSSLPTYSVRALTLTPDTRKNGGRIPQLPDTRKCCSDRGITQKTCLNKLCDPSIIDVAEITDYMICAPWAPTTFSCLADKLDHTACCKERGLPEKCQQFCLGNTTVNIDFNVFKCFRYMGEYKNCLFQGYGVLPSPPTQVHVTNIDTEFAILHWFTPKSLGDTVLYYNVKFRMLTTYDNEYRGLYKVHSPYILEGLESDMDYEFFIEAVNAHGVGEPSVRINFRTGSKVIEEEIEQSLTYNVTECCIEADLSDHCLPICSYNANMTDIKTLAGVCASEFHKIVRCGAGGRNHGSCCSRRGVPPACVSLCSGVIVDSLLLTATTCMPYIGNIALCFEEGTGKLPGPVSDLHADVLEDNSVVLEWEPPTDGSQVIDYEIHYQKVDNMSIHETLLKLDHQLNVTETSIILKDLEIDGLYHMFVVSRNKFGTSLPSSMLMIKVRRNVQVNGVTSPPHSLAVASHSATWVTISWQPPEFSHPSERIIYNLFYKSSSEEAFNITNTTVTTHMIDGLSPNTQYIVYVKAISKKGASLPSETLIAWTDPAYPAFVEPPTVHPINLVIEGSSMTILCIAMGTPMPTISLYITGRLVRQETTRHMVTVVHNVTRDMDEISCYADNGYGTPMQASKKITISHLPHIQASGITMAAYGDTVLLECKVDAHPEPKMIFWQDHEDRKPVIQGGKYDILINKAKDKIDNFKYIMQLTIKNIVDTDVGDYFCHAENAFGSSTQPVSVRIRHTATVTNITQCCIEHNVSTLCMDACSFYLDIDAVINKLECVNDFDKLIKCAADGSDHRKCCADQEVPRSCLDYCRGDPKSSNKACVLSYTKQIMNCFHENKDLLPGPPQNVKVENLDSKTIRISWSPPVKNPHKTEMYRVYWKLEDDLTSKKEDTKDNFIILKDLEEEKTYEFVVKAINHRGTSILSESIKFTVEDSQLTSTSLENSSHFGVAIGVILALIVVGMLIFGAFWFVRTKRGAKNQGGVAFENPSYLREVNMDHIQNQTDSSSMVNGISSVSATSGWKHEPLHVPSSHEVNPTLYEELKLGQDGVGFKRLKP from the exons GTGATGTTTGGGTTTTGGTTATTAAAAGTGTAAAACCAAGTGATTCGGGGATTTACGTGTGCGAGATCAACAGCAATCCAATCGTTAGGAGTTTCCACAAATTGAGTg TTTTATCCAAGGATCTACAGCCACCGCAAAACGTCACCTCAGCCATTTCCGAGGGAAGTTTCGACGATTTGAAGCCGCCCGTTTTTAGTAGCCTAAACCACAATTACACCGATTGttgtttatcgaaaaatgttacCGTTAATTGTTTGGGTTTTTGTAACATCCAAAGTATTTTGGAGGGAAGTACAGGGCAAGATCCTGAGCATTGTGAAAGCGATTTTCCTTCGATCGTTAAATGTATGGCTGATGGGAGAAATCATGTTCCTTGTTGTATACAAGAAAGGGTGCCGGATATTTGCCAAGATGTTTGTCGAGGAGAATACACCGCGATtacaaataacattaaaacccATTTTTCTTGTTCCGCGTATACCGAGCAAACTTTAGCTTGTATTATCGAAGGAATTG aaCTTTTACCCAAATCGCCGGAAAACCTCGAAGTTGAAGCGATAACCGAAAAATCGATCAAAATAACTTGGTCAAACCCCCCGGAAAACAACGAATCATTCCCGACTTACACCGTTAATATAAcagcattaaaaaaattcgatccTCACATTTCCGAGTCGAACAATAACACTCAAGAgacgattttaattaaagttccCGCCCATCAAAATCAAACTTTAGTTAATAACCTCAAAGAATTTACAATGTACGAAATCACGGTGTTCGCGACGAATAACCACGGAAGTAGTTTGCCGACTTATTCAGTAAGGGCATTAACTTTAACTCCGGATACGCGAAAAAACGGCGGAAGAATTCCCCAATTACCCGATACGAGAAAATGTTGTTCCGACCGGGGAATAACCCAAAAAAcgtgtttaaataaattatgcgACCCCTCGATTATTGACGTCGCGGAAATTACGGATTATATGATTTGCGCCCCGTGGGCGCCCACGACTTTTAGTTGTTTAGCCGATAAATTAGATCACACCGCGTGTTGCAAAGAACGGGGATTACCCGAAAAGTGTCAACAGTTTTGTTTGGGAAATACGACGGTTAACATcgattttaacgtttttaaatgtttccgGTATATGGGggaatacaaaaattgtttgttcCAAGGATACGGGGTTTTACCAAGTCCCCCCACTCAAGTTCACGTCACTAACATCGACACGGAATTTGCTATTTTGCATTGGTTTACGCCGAAATCTTTGGGTGACACCGTTTTGTACTACAACGTTAAATTTAGGATGTTAACGACGTACGATAACGAGTATAGGGGGTTGTATAAAGTGCATAGTCCCTATATTTTGGAAGGATTAGAAAGCGATATGGATTATGAGTTTTTTATCGAAGCTGTTAATGCGCATGGAGTTGGGGAGCCGAGCGTTAGGATTAATTTTAGGACTGGAAGTaag GTAATCGAAGAAGAAATCGAGCAATCCTTAACATACAACGTCACGGAATGTTGCATCGAAGCAGATTTAAGCGACCACTGCCTCCCAATATGTTCTTACAACGCGAATATGACCGATATTAAAACTCTCGCTGGAGTTTGTGCGTCGGAATTCCATAAAATCGTGCGATGTGGAGCTGGTGGAAGAAATCATGGTTCTTGTTGTTCCCGGCGTGGGGTTCCCCCAGCTTGCGTTTCGTTATGCTCGGGAGTTATCGTGGATTCTTTGTTGTTAACAGCAACTACGTGTATGCCGTACATCGGAAATATAGCTTTGTGTTTTGAGGAAGGTACCGGGAAATTACCTGGACCAGTTTCTGATTTACACGCGGATGTTTTAGAAGATAACTCGGTTGTGTTAGAGTGGGAACCCCCGACGGATGGAAGTCAAGTTATCGATTATGAGATTCATTACCAAAAAGTTGATAACATGTCGATACatgaaactttattaaaactagATCATCAATTAAACGTTACAGAAACTtcaattatcttaaaagaCTTAGAAATTGATGGGTTGTATCATATGTTTGTGGTTTCGCGGAACAAATTTGGAACATCTCTTCCGTCTTCTATGTTAATGATTAAAGTTAGAAGAAATGTGCAAGTTAATGGGGTTACTTCCCCACCTCATTCTTTAGCCGTTGCGAGTCATAGTGCAACTTGGGTCACCATTTCTTGGCAACCCCCTGAATTTAGCCACCCATCAGAACGAAtcatttacaatttattttataaatcatcATCAGAGGAAGCTTTTAATATCACAAACACAACAGTTACAACTCACATGATCGATGGATTATCCCCAAACACTCAATATATTGTTTATGTTAAAGCCATTTCGAAAAAAGGGGCGAGCTTACCATCGGAAACTTTAATCGCTTGGACCGATCCCGCTTATCCAGCGTTTGTCGAa CCTCCAACTGTTCATCCAATTAATTTAGTCATCGAAGGAAGTAGTATGACCATTCTTTGTATTGCTATGGGGACTCCTATGCCGACAATTTCATTGTATATCACCGGGCGATTGGTTCGACAAGAAACAACTCGTCATATGGTGACTGTTGTTCATAATGTTACAAGAGATATGGATGAAATTTCTTGTTATGCCGATAATGGGTATGGTACACCGATGCAAGCTTCAAAAAAGATTACAATTAGTC ATCTTCCTCACATTCAAGCTTCCGGAATAACAATGGCAGCATACGGAGATACGGTCCTATTAGAATGCAAAGTGGATGCCCACCCAgaaccaaaaatgattttctgGCAAGACCACGAAGATCGAAAACCAGTTATCCAAGGTGGAAAATACGACATCCTCATAAACAAAGCAAAAGACAAAATCGATAACTTTAAATACATCATGCAACTAACGATCAAAAACATAGTAGATACCGATGTTGGAGATTATTTTTGCCACGCCGAAAACGCCTTTGGAAGCTCAACCCAACCAGTTTCCGTTCGAATACGTCATACAGCTACCGTAACAAACATAACACAATGTTGTATTGAACATAACGTTTCAACTTTATGCATGGATGCGTGCTCTTTTTATTTAGACATCGATgcggttataaataaattagaatgtgttaatgattttgataaattaattaaatgcgCTGCTGATGGTTCGGATCATAGAAAATGTTGCGCGGACCAAGAAGTTCCAAGATCTTGCTTAGATTATTGTAGAGGTGATCCAAAATCATCTAACAAAGCTTGCGTTTTATCATACACAAAGCAAATAATGAATTGTTTCCacgaaaataaagatttattaccGGGGCCACCTCAAAATgttaaagttgaaaatttaGATTCAAAAACGATCCGAATTTCTTGGTCACCCCCGGTGAAGAATCCCCACAAAACCGAAATGTATAGGGTGTATTGGAAATTAGAGGACgatttaacatcaaaaaaagaagacactaaagataattttattatcttgaAAGATTTAGAGGAAGAAAAAACTTACGAATTCGTCGTTAAAGCGATTAATCACCGTGGAACTTCGATTTTAAGcgaatcaattaaatttacagttgaAGATTCTCAATTAACTTCAACGAGTTTAGAGAATTCGTCTCACTTCGGAGTGGCAATTGGGGTTATTTTAGCTTTGATTGTAGTTGGGATGTTGATTTTTGGTGCTTTTTGGTTCGTTCGAACGAAAAGGGGGGCGAAAAACCAAGGAGGGGTTGCTTTTGAGAATCCTAGTTATTTAAGGGAAGTTAATATGGATCATATTCAAAATCAAACCGATTCGAGTTCTATGGTTAATGGAATTTCTTCGGTTTCTGCAACTTCCGGGTGGAAACACGAACCGTTACACGTTCCATCTTCACACGAAGTTAACCCGACTTTATACGAAGAATTAAAACTTGGGCAAGATGGGGTTGGATTTAAAAGATTGAAACCATAG
- the LOC111413535 gene encoding ubiA prenyltransferase domain-containing protein 1 homolog: protein MTEKQELLNGNLTKKSNSRSGLMKISSYILALRPWSWSGSLMPTLLGSTLAYKNLNDTTDGTDFNYITLLLTLFTVVCVHGAGNLVNTYFDFIKGIDTRKSDDRILVDHILTKDEVVSLGALLYFFGCIGFILLAALSPAKMEHLALVYFGGLSSSFLYTGGIGLKYIALGDVIVLTIFGPVAVLFAFMSQTGRLEWATIYYAIPLALNTEAILHSNNTRDSEHDKRAGIVTLAILIGHTASHVLYAFLLFIPYIMFVVASMKYSKWFVLPLVTLPNAFKIEKQFRSNDIDFVPRRTAKLNLYFGLLFVIACCFIEDLPFITKR, encoded by the coding sequence ATGACCGAAAAACAAGAActtttaaatggaaatttaaCGAAAAAATCGAACAGCCGATCgggtttaatgaaaatttcgaGTTATATCTTAGCGTTAAGACCATGGTCGTGGAGTGGAAGTTTAATGCCAACCCTTCTTGGGTCAACCCTCGCCTACAAAAATCTCAACGACACCACCGACGGTACCGATTTTAATTACATAACGTTACTTTTAACGTTATTCACCGTCGTTTGTGTTCATGGAGCCGGAAACCTCGTCAATACATATTTCGATTTCATAAAAGGAATTGATACCCGAAAATCCGACGATAGAATTCTAGTCGATCATATTTTAACTAAAGACGAAGTCGTTTCACTTGGAGCGTTGCTTTATTTTTTCGGCTGCattggttttattcttttagcCGCTTTATCACCAGCCAAAATGGAACATCTCGCCTTAGTTTATTTCGGCGGTTTATCATCAAGTTTTCTTTACACCGGTGGAATTGGACTGAAATATATCGCATTAGGAGATGTAATTgtgttaacaatttttggaCCTGTAGCTGTATTATTCGCTTTTATGTCTCAAACTGGTCGTTTGGAATGGGCAACTATATATTATGCCATTCCTTTAGCTTTAAACACTGAAGCTATCTTACATAGTAATAATACGAGGGATTCTGAGCATGATAAACGCGCGGGGATTGTTACTTTAGCTATTTTAATCGGCCACACGGCTTCTCACGTTTTATATgcgtttttattgtttattccTTACATTATGTTCGTTGTTGCGTCAATGAAATACTCAAAATGGTTCGTTTTACCGTTAGTTACGTTACCGAAtgcttttaaaattgaaaagcaGTTTCGCTCGAACGATATTGATTTTGTACCGAGACGAActgctaaattaaatttgtattttgggTTATTGTTTGTTATAGCGTGTTGTTTTATCGAGGATTTACCGTTTATTACTAAAAGATAG